The following are from one region of the Nymphaea colorata isolate Beijing-Zhang1983 chromosome 7, ASM883128v2, whole genome shotgun sequence genome:
- the LOC116257545 gene encoding remorin 1.4-like isoform X2, producing MTSTVQQLRVSFARMDDENIEPGSLKTHRIPIQKGQSFKGHESSDDGEFEAAVAAAAYAITMLEEYGSKSHRSSEGIEITSLKHRNRKEDSTTRPIQPGGLSGRLSQKASKEDKPPIGDLSTTSASQPGGLFKIDSGKATKEDEQSTGALSTTALQPGGLLRRLSWKADKQPEEEDETRRPEIVTHGMRPPIPTVQKAPIFSETRKDPNEISNVKPTNAVAAEFVKKRNEMPYSSEKEHKAASWEKAKLADIKNRYEKVLETIRLWEDEKKKKAKSKLEKRQGELERKRERAITEYRRQMSMINKIASGARFQAEERRQNEEINANKKANKIRSTGEFPRACFCF from the exons ATGACAAGCACTGTCCAACAACTGCG GGTAAGCTTCGCCCGTATGGACGATGAGAATATAGAACCTGGCAGCCTAAAGACGCATCGGATCCCCATACAGAAGGGCCAATCCTTCAAAG GTCATGAATCAAGTGACGATGGTGAGTTTGAAGCTGCTGTGGCAGCAGCTGCTTATGCCATAACAATGCTAGAAGAATATGGCTCAAAAAGCCACAGATCTAGCGAAGGAATCGAAATCACGTCATTAAAACATAGGAACAGAAAAGAAGATAGCACAACCAGGCCCATACAGCCTGGTGGTCTGTCTGGAAGACTTTCACAGAAGGCATCCAAAGAAGATAAACCACCAATAGGTGATTTGAGCACCACTAGTGCCTCACAGCCTGGTGGCCTCTTCAAAATAGATTCTGGGAAGGCAACAAAAGAAGACGAGCAATCTACAGGCGCTTTGAGCACAACTGCCTTGCAGCCTGGTGGCCTGCTTAGGAGACTTTCGTGGAAGGCAGACAAACAACCTGAAG AGGAAGATGAAACAAGAAGACCAGAAATTGTGACACATGGGATGAGACCTCCAATCCCGACCGTTCAGAAAGCTCCAATCTTCTCAGAGACAAGAAAGGATCCTAATGAGATCAGCAATGTGAAGCCCACAAATGCAGTGGCTGCAGAGTTCgtgaagaagagaaatgaaatgCCATATTCTAGCGAAAAAGAACACAAGGCTGCTTCTTGGGAGAAAGCAAAGTTGGCTGATATAAAGAATAG GTATGAAAAAGTCCTTGAGACAATTCGCTTATGGgaggatgaaaagaaaaagaaggcaaaaTCAAAACTCGAAAAAAGACAG GGAGAATTAGAACGGAAAAGAGAAAGAGCCATTACAGAATACCGCAGGCAGATGAGCATGATCAATAAGATTGCTAGCGGTGCACGTTTTCAGGCAGAGGAGAGGAGGCAAAATGAGGAAattaatgcaaataaaaaagcCAACAAAATCAGATCAACAGGAGAGTTTCCACGGGCATGTTTCTGCTTCTGA
- the LOC116257565 gene encoding retrovirus-related Pol polyprotein from transposon RE1 isoform X1 yields MSEISSGANTSSFVSSGEMKSSPFSSFITKMDGGNYEMWAMQVKRTLIAHEKEHLILEPEPVQKVGKYTTWFKDNSLVMVWIVGTLTQDIANEVLHKESAKDMWDSLAATYSQARNETRIMQLHHDIHQMRQDGRPLHTYYSSLKSMFERLNSYFPACKCEQQKAYRDMLMVGVFLSGLDSVYESAKNQMLTSPSIPPIDEAYSRLSRIPIPSSTVLDTTSAMLATRGRGGSLFARGRGYRGRGNTPSRPVCQFCHRIGHTVDKCWQKHGRPAVANQTVFTDSPEQPKTQHPVSSSELRADDIISQLRHLIGDRPQQAPDPTTSTITTAASASSSGMYSDTTDWLIDSGASTHLCGDKAQFTSYVPTPPGRSVILADGKYSPVVGLGEVQLTSSLPLQHVLHAPEFPHSLLSISQITRDLNCHAIFDSSSLVFQDILTGRVIGSGREQGGLYRLVHPFPFAGSTSAGSSSSSAYTWHLRFGHLPFQKLLHVLPQLSPKSSFQCESCQLGKHHRSSFPPRPSRSSHSVFELLHFDVWGPSRTPALQGHRYYLVAVDDYSRVSWVFLMKHKSEVGHVIKNFINEILTQFDTCVKIVRSDNALEFCASSLEQFFRDKGIIHQTSCAYTSQQNGVAERKHRHILDVARTIIIHSHVPHSYWGDAVLTACYLINRMPSSVLGDLIPISVLFPDRDLFSVPPRVFGCVAFVQLLGPGRDKLSPRAIKTIFVGYSRTQKGYRCYDPSTRRYYVSADVTFFESTSFFSPNGTQLRAPALNDEVQFPLPLMSCPNPVDPRFGAVYHRRTKPAAPVQCAPVPSPSTPKVIPDTNSTDNVLCNDDIGVCHEHVPAPNELDVPIAQRKGKRSCTLHPISGHLSMDRLTPMYRQFVKGLSAIALPQNPMDALSDPKWAAAMQEEMDALQSRGTWTLVTPSVDAAIVGCRWVFTIKYRADGSIDRYKARLVAKGYTQTYGVDYYDTFSPVARHASLRILLAVAVSKNWSLSQLDVKNAFLYGDLHEEVYMQQPPGFVAEGECQKVCRLRKAIYGLKQSPRAWFQKLSENIENEGFRRSSADHSLFVKKTSTGTVIVLVYVDDIIVTGDDDQGISNIKDVLGQHFVTKDLGELRYFLGIEFARNQKGLIMCQRKYVTDVLQETGMLGCRPASTPMDINTRLYDDDTEDVDARQYRGIVGKLLYITVTRPDIAYAVSRVSQFMDKPKKVHWDAAMMILRYLKNSPGTGLFFQNGTSLTISVYVDADYAGCPSDRKSTTGFCVFIGSNLVTWKSKKQTVVARSSAESEYRAMAQGTAEVMWVRSLMLDLTVEVPLPK; encoded by the coding sequence atgtctgaaattagcagcggcgctaatacctcttcctttgtgtcgtcgggagagatgaagagttccccattttccagctttatcaccaaaatggatgggggtaattacgagatgtgggccatgcaagtaaaaagaaccttgatcgctcatgagaaggaacatcttatattggagcccgagcccgtacagaaggtaggaaaatatactacttggtttaaagataattcgttggttatggtatggattgttggtactcttactcaagacattgccaatgaagtcctgcataaggaaagtgcaaaggatatgtgggattcccttgcagccacctattcacaagcaaggaatgaaaccagaattatgcagcttcatcatgatattcatcagatgcgccaagatggtcgccctctacatacttattattctagtctcaagtccatgtttgagagactaaacagctactttcctgcatgtaagtgtgagcaacagaaggcatacagagatatgcttatggtcggagtatttctgtctggattagactctgtttatgaatcagcaaagaatcagatgctcactagtccctcgattcctcctattgatgaagcttatagtaggctaagcagaattccaatcccttcatcgactgttcttgataccacttctgctatgcttgctactcgtggcagaggtgggtccctctttgccagaggacgaggataccgtggccgtggcaataccccttcgcgcccagtatgtcagttttgtcatcgcattggtcacactgtggataagtgttggcagaaacatggtcgtccagctgttgccaatcagactgtttttactgattctccagagcagcctaagactcaacatcctgtttcctccagtgagttacgtgcagatgatattatctctcagttgagacacttgattggagatagacctcaacaagctcctgatccgaccacctctactatcactactgctgccagtgcatcttcatctggtatgtattctgacactacagattggctcattgattcgggtgcatcgacacatctctgtggagacaaggcacagtttacttcttatgtccctactccacctggtcgctcggttattctagcagatggcaaatattctcccgttgttggacttggagaggtccaacttacttcatcattaccattgcaacatgttcttcatgcaccagaattcccacatagcctactatctatcagtcagattaccagagatttaaactgtcatgcgatatttgactcctcttctcttgtgtttcaggatatactgacgggcagggtgattggcagtggccgtgaacagggaggtctttacaggctagtgcatccctttccctttgctggatctacctctgcagggtcgtcctcatcctcggcttatacttggcatttacgttttggacatctaccgtttcagaaactgctgcatgttcttcctcagctgtctcccaagtcttcttttcaatgcgagtcttgtcagttgggcaaacaccataggtcatcctttcctccgcggcccagtcgaagtagccattctgtgtttgagttacttcattttgatgtttggggtccgagtcgtacacctgctcttcaaggtcatcgatattatcttgttgctgtcgatgactatagtcgtgttagttgggtttttcttatgaagcataaatctgaagtgggtcatgtaatcaaaaattttatcaatgaaattctgactcagtttgatacttgtgtcaaaattgtgcgctctgacaatgctcttgagttctgtgcttcctctttggaacaatttttcagggataagggtatcatccaccaaacttcttgtgcctatacctcccaacaaaatggggttgctgaacggaaacaccgtcatattcttgatgttgccagaaccattatcatacatagccatgttccccattcttactggggcgatgctgttctcacagcatgctatcttattaatcgtatgccgtcatctgtgttgggagaccttattcctatctctgtcctctttcctgacagagacttgttttctgttccacctcgtgtttttggatgtgttgcctttgttcagttgcttggtcctgggcgagataagttgtctcctcgggccatcaaaacgatctttgttggttattcccgcactcaaaagggatatcgatgttatgatccttctactcgtcggtattatgtgagtgctgatgttacattttttgaatcaacctctttcttctccccaaatggaactcaattaagggcgcctgcattaaatgatgaagtccaatttcctctacctctcatgagttgtccaaacccagttgatccacgttttggggctgtctaccatcgtcgtactaagcctgctgcgcctgttcaatgtgcacctgtgccttcacccagcacgcccaaggtaattcctgacacaaactcaactgacaatgttttatgtaatgatgacataggagtatgtcacgagcatgttcctgctcctaatgaacttgatgtgcccattgctcaaaggaaaggcaaacgcagttgcactttgcatcctatctctggtcatttatccatggatagactcacccctatgtaccgacagtttgtcaaggggctgtcggctattgctcttccacagaatcccatggatgctctctctgatcccaaatgggcagcggctatgcaagaagagatggatgctcttcagtctagaggcacctggacccttgttactccttcagttgatgcagccattgttggttgcagatgggtctttactatcaaataccgagcagatggcagtattgacagatataaggctcgtctggttgcaaaaggctatacccaaacttatggggttgattattatgataccttctctcctgtggcacgacatgcttccttacggattctccttgctgtggctgtcagcaagaattggtccctctcacagcttgatgtcaaaaatgcctttctctatggtgacttacatgaagaagtgtatatgcagcaaccaccagggtttgttgctgagggggagtgtcagaaagtgtgcagattgcgaaaggcgatttatggtctgaaacagagtcctcgagcttggtttcagaaattgtcagagaatattgagaatgagggcttcagacgttcttcggccgaccattccctctttgtcaagaagacttctacaggtacggtgatagttcttgtttatgttgatgatatcattgttacaggggatgatgatcaggggatttccaacatcaaggatgtccttggacaacactttgtcaccaaggaccttggtgaactacgttatttccttggtattgagtttgccagaaatcaaaagggccttatcatgtgccagaggaaatacgttactgatgttttgcaagagacagggatgctggggtgtcggcctgcatccacgcctatggatatcaatacccgcttgtatgatgatgatactgaagatgttgatgcaagacagtatagagggattgttgggaagctcctatacatcactgttactcgacctgacattgcctatgctgttagcagagtgagtcaatttatggataagcccaagaaagttcattgggatgctgctatgatgattcttaggtatctaaagaattcaccaggaacgggactcttctttcagaatggtacctcactcactatatctgtgtatgttgatgccgactatgcaggatgcccctcagacagaaaatccactactggattttgtgtgtttattggatccaacttggttacatggaagagtaagaagcaaactgtggttgccagatcaagtgcagaatctgagtatagagctatggctcagggtactgctgaagttatgtgggttagatccctgatgttggatcttactgtcgaagtgcctcttcctaagtag
- the LOC116257545 gene encoding remorin 1.4-like isoform X1: MTSTVQQLRVSFARMDDENIEPGSLKTHRIPIQKGQSFKEKKGGIKWLVREISGLMMSTSSGHESSDDGEFEAAVAAAAYAITMLEEYGSKSHRSSEGIEITSLKHRNRKEDSTTRPIQPGGLSGRLSQKASKEDKPPIGDLSTTSASQPGGLFKIDSGKATKEDEQSTGALSTTALQPGGLLRRLSWKADKQPEEEDETRRPEIVTHGMRPPIPTVQKAPIFSETRKDPNEISNVKPTNAVAAEFVKKRNEMPYSSEKEHKAASWEKAKLADIKNRYEKVLETIRLWEDEKKKKAKSKLEKRQGELERKRERAITEYRRQMSMINKIASGARFQAEERRQNEEINANKKANKIRSTGEFPRACFCF, from the exons ATGACAAGCACTGTCCAACAACTGCG GGTAAGCTTCGCCCGTATGGACGATGAGAATATAGAACCTGGCAGCCTAAAGACGCATCGGATCCCCATACAGAAGGGCCAATCCTTCAAAG AGAAGAAAGGAGGAATCAAGTGGCTTGTAAGAGAGATATCCGGCCTTATGATGAGTACATCCTCAGGTCATGAATCAAGTGACGATGGTGAGTTTGAAGCTGCTGTGGCAGCAGCTGCTTATGCCATAACAATGCTAGAAGAATATGGCTCAAAAAGCCACAGATCTAGCGAAGGAATCGAAATCACGTCATTAAAACATAGGAACAGAAAAGAAGATAGCACAACCAGGCCCATACAGCCTGGTGGTCTGTCTGGAAGACTTTCACAGAAGGCATCCAAAGAAGATAAACCACCAATAGGTGATTTGAGCACCACTAGTGCCTCACAGCCTGGTGGCCTCTTCAAAATAGATTCTGGGAAGGCAACAAAAGAAGACGAGCAATCTACAGGCGCTTTGAGCACAACTGCCTTGCAGCCTGGTGGCCTGCTTAGGAGACTTTCGTGGAAGGCAGACAAACAACCTGAAG AGGAAGATGAAACAAGAAGACCAGAAATTGTGACACATGGGATGAGACCTCCAATCCCGACCGTTCAGAAAGCTCCAATCTTCTCAGAGACAAGAAAGGATCCTAATGAGATCAGCAATGTGAAGCCCACAAATGCAGTGGCTGCAGAGTTCgtgaagaagagaaatgaaatgCCATATTCTAGCGAAAAAGAACACAAGGCTGCTTCTTGGGAGAAAGCAAAGTTGGCTGATATAAAGAATAG GTATGAAAAAGTCCTTGAGACAATTCGCTTATGGgaggatgaaaagaaaaagaaggcaaaaTCAAAACTCGAAAAAAGACAG GGAGAATTAGAACGGAAAAGAGAAAGAGCCATTACAGAATACCGCAGGCAGATGAGCATGATCAATAAGATTGCTAGCGGTGCACGTTTTCAGGCAGAGGAGAGGAGGCAAAATGAGGAAattaatgcaaataaaaaagcCAACAAAATCAGATCAACAGGAGAGTTTCCACGGGCATGTTTCTGCTTCTGA